One window of Quercus robur chromosome 12, dhQueRobu3.1, whole genome shotgun sequence genomic DNA carries:
- the LOC126709664 gene encoding uncharacterized protein LOC126709664: MIQLHRSSLLMNTATVSSSIFSKPSTPSFLRLNSFMSKLQYRGLQQTPRTHLPCSSFGISNGNGYRKCSQLKCSKVKVSCMISTNHGKGGKDFHIFRSHVGCSRFGFTVPSHLRLGLLNFMAPLDTSIYGPLISGFRSFNNCGSFARRFSSKDARVTSIRENTGVTGKKGGGNTFQTFSQHQKRANVLAAHSRKTTANSNISASKDIDTVTSTELLVGDGKGDVELSSKVSTSRVNNDNQNSEIDRQRKQPSRNKKNKVRKSAANASDKAVVAKGPKAKSSGVSKKSQNSTQALEKNSVGSTAVEVLDSSTSRELQTKKKNGKSSRSGKSVKAANESPQKPNPQQIDKVKHLGQRPLKQLYPPDGKSVVVVESITKAKVIQGYLGDMYEVLPSYGHVRDLAARSGSVRPDDDFSMVWEVPSPAWTHLKSIKVAVSGAENLILASDPDREGEAIAWHIVEMLQQQDALREDLSIARVVFHEITETSIKSALQTPREIDANLVHAYLARRALDYLIGFNISPLLWRKLPGCQSAGRVQSAALSLICDREMEIDEFKPQEYWSVEVKMNTNRPGSSLKECFFQAQLTHYDSQKLNQYSISSDTEAKNIEQKISSENFQVVSSKKSKMRKNPPTPYITSTLQQDAANKLHFSAYYTMKVAQKLYEGVQLSDGKAAGLITYMRTDGLHMSDEAVQEIRSMVIERYGQGFASGNSRKYFKKVKNAQEAHEAIRPTDIRRLPSTLIGVLDEDSMKLYTLIWSRTVACQMEPAIIEQIQLDVGNADKSLVFRSACSRVNFLGYQSVFKDVEAVAVRSKENVENDQDEAFGILNSLKLEDRLYLDEVELKQHYTKPPPRYSEGFLVKKLEELGIGRPSTYASTLKVLQDRNYVTTKSRVLYPEFRGRMVSAFLCHHFSEVTDYSFTADMESELDNVSAGLTEWKGLLRDYWTRFSSYCDRANSVHIHQVEKMLEKKFGDFLFDSLPDKSRTCPSCMEGNLIFKVSRFGAGYFIGCDQHPRCKYIAKTLYGDDDEEVPPQNNNVEEPKLLGTNPVSSEKILLKSGPYGFYVQHGEDRKGFVPKRASVSHIKNVDSITLEDALELLRYPITLGNHPKDGQPVILKLTKPGLKIRHRRTNATVPKNLKPEDITIEKALELLSGDNVSRSGRPKNKPKLEEAF; encoded by the exons ATGATTCAACTGCATAGGAGCTCGCTGTTGATGAACACTGCCACTGTCTCTTCCTCCATATTCTCTAAACCTTCAACTCCTTCATTTCTTCGCCTCAACTCATTCATGTCTAAG TTGCAGTATAGGGGACTTCAGCAGACCCCAAGAACACATTTACCATGTTCTTCATTTGGCATCAGTAATGGCAATGGATACAGAAAATGTTCTCAACTTAAGTGTAGTAAAGTCAAGGTATCTTGCATGATCTCAACCAACCATGGAAAGGGCGGAAAGGATTTCCATATTTTCAGAAGCCATGTTGGTTGTTCTCGGTTTGGTTTCACAGTTCCATCCCACTTAAGACTTGGGCTCCTTAATTTTATGGCACCTTTGGATACTTCAATTTATGGACCTCTAATTAGTGGTTTTAGGAGTTTTAATAATTGTGGAAGTTTTGCTCGGAGGTTTTCTTCTAAAGATGCGAGAGTAACAAGTATACGTGAAAATACTGGTGTTACGGGAAAAAAGGGTGGTGGGAATACCTTCCAGACGTTCAGTCAGCATCAGAAGAGGGCAAATGTGTTGGCCGCTCACAGCAGAAAGACAACTGCAAATTCTAATATCTCAGCCTCTAAAGACATTGACACGGTGACTTCTACTGAATTGCTAGTTGGAGATGGGAAAGGGGATGTGGAACTGTCATCAAAGGTTTCAACTTCCCGTGTTAACAATGATAATCAAAACTCTGAAATTGACAGACAACGGAAGCAGCCATcgagaaacaagaaaaacaaggTACGGAAATCTGCTGCAAATGCTTCAGACAAAGCTGTTGTAGCAAAAGGACCTAAAGCGAAGAGTTCTGGTGTGAGCAAAAAAAGCCAGAATTCTACACAGGCTTTAGAG AAGAATTCAGTTGGGAGCACAGCTGTGGAAGTGCTTGATAGTTCTACTTCAAGAGAACTCCAgactaagaagaaaaatggtaaaTCTAGTAGAAGCGGGAAATCTGTCAAAGCAGCTAATGAGTCACCACAGAAACCGAATCCACAACAGATAGACAAAGTTAAGCATCTTGGACAAAGACCACTGAAACAGCTATATCCCCCGGATGGGAAATCTGTTGTGGTGGTGGAGTCTATTACAAAGGCTAAGGTTATTCAGGGCTACCTTGGTGATATGTATGAAGTCTTGCCTAGCTATGGTCATGTAAGAGACTTGGCTGCAAGATCAGGATCTGTGAGGCCTGATGATGACTTTAGTATGGTGTGGGAGGTTCCATCACCTGCCTGGACTCATTTGAAGAGCATCAAGGTTGCAGTAAGTGG AGCAGAAAATCTTATCCTTGCATCAGATCCTGACCGAGAAGGAGAGGCTATTGCATGGCATATTGTTGAGATGTTGCAGCAACAGGATGCTTTACGTGAAGATCTTAGCATAGCAAGGGTTGTCTTTCATGAAATAACTGAAACATCCATTAAAAGTGCTCTCCAAACTCCAAGAGAAATTGATGCAAACTTGGTTCATGCTTATCTTGCACGTCGTGCTCTCGATTATTTGATTGGATTTAATATTTCACCGTTATTATGGAGGAAACTACCTGGTTGCCAGTCAGCTGGGCGGGTTCAATCTGCTGCACTTTCTCTTATATGTGACAGGGAAATGGAAATTGATGAATTTAAACCTCAGGAGTATTGGAGTGTTGAGGTGAAGATGAACACAAATAGACCGGGTTCTTCGCTGAAAGAATGTTTTTTTCAAGCACAGTTGACCCATTATGATTCCCAAAAGTTAAATCAGTATTCGATCAGCTCTGATACGGAGGCAAAGAATATTGAACAGAAGATTAGTTCAGAAAATTTTCAAGTGGTCAGCTCTAAAAAAAGCAAAATGCGGAAAAACCCTCCTACACCATATATAACATCAACACTTCAGCAGGATGCAGCaaacaaattacatttttctgcATATTATACAATGAAG GTTGCACAGAAACTTTATGAGGGGGTGCAATTATCTGATGGTAAGGCAGCTGGTCTGATAACATACATGAGAACAGATGGACTACAT ATGTCCGATGAAGCTGTCCAAGAGATTCGCTCTATGGTCATTGAAAG GTATGGACAAGGGTTTGCATCAGGGAATTCACGCAAATATTTTAAGAAGGTGAAGAATGCTCAAGAGGCCCATGAAGCAATTAGACCCACTGATATTCGGAGGTTACcat CAACGCTCATTGGAGTGCTTGATGAAGATTCCATGAAGCTATACACTCTTATTTGGTCTCGGACAGTGGCATGCCAAATGGAACCTGCTATCATAGAGCAG ATACAACTTGATGTTGGAAATGCTGACAAGTCCCTTGTTTTCCGATCTGCATGCTCAAGAGTTAATTTTCTTGGATATCAGTCAGTTTTTAAG gaCGTGGAAGCTGTAGCAGTCCGAAGTAAAGAAAATGTCGAGAATGATCAAGATGAGGCGTTTGGTATTCTTAATTCATTGAAG CTAGAAGATCGATTATATCTTGATGAAGTGGAACTCAAGCAGCACTATACCAAGCCTCCACCACGCTACTCTGAGGGATTCTTG GTTAAGAAGTTAGAGGAGCTTGGGATTGGAAGACCTTCCACATATGCAAGCACACTGAAAGTTTTACAG GATAGAAACTATGTGACAACAAAAAGCCGTGTCTTGTATCCAGAATTTCGTGGCCGCATG GTGTCAGCATTTCTTTGTCACCATTTTTCTGAGGTCACAGACTACAGTTTCACTGCTGATATGGAGAGTGAG CTTGATAATGTATCTGCTGGATTGACTGAATGGAAAGGCCTTCTTAGAGATTATTGGACACGATTCAGCTCATATTGTGACCGTGCTAATAGTGTCCATATTCATCAG GTGGAGAAAATGTTGGAGAAAAAATTTGGGGATTTCTTGTTTGATTCTCTCCCTGATAAAAGTAGGACCTGTCCCAG TTGTATGGAAGGAAATTTGATTTTCAAAGTAAGTAGGTTTGGTGCTGGCTATTTTATAGGTTGTGATCAACACCCAAGATGCAA GTATATTGCCAAGACGTTatatggtgatgatgatgaagaggtTCCTCCTCAAAACAATAATGTTGAGGAGCCAAAACTGCTGGGTACTAACCCAGTTTCCAGCGAAAAG ATTCTTTTGAAGAGTGGTCCTTATGGATTTTATGTTCAGCATGGTGAAGACAGGAAGGGATTCGTACCTAAAAGAGCCTCTGTTTCGCAT ATAAAGAATGTGGACTCTATTACCCTTGAAGATGCTCTTGAGTTGCTGCGCTACCCTATCACATTG GGAAACCATCCAAAGGATGGCCAACCGGTGATCTTAAAGCTTACAAAACCTGGATTGAAAATTAGACATCGACGCACAAATGCTACAGTCCCCAAG AATCTGAAGCCAGAAGACATTACCATTGAGAAAGCATTGGAGCTCTTGTCAGGTGACAATGTAAGCCGAAGTGGCCGACCTAAGAACAAACCAAAGCTTGAAGAAGCTTTTTAG
- the LOC126709665 gene encoding RNA-binding protein 208-like: protein MQQRLKLQQQQQEALMQQALLQQPHMYHPGVLAAAMSQMEPIPSGNLPPGFDSTTCRSVYVGNIHVNVTEKLLGEVFQTAGPLAGCKLIRKDKSSYGFVDYHDRTSAALAIMNLHGRQLYGQALKVNWAYTNNQREDTSGHFNIFVGDLSPEVTDATLFACFSVYPSCSDARVMWDHKTGRSKGYGFVAFRNQQDAQSAINDLTGKWLGNRQIRCNWATKGSTSSEDRQINENQNAVVLTNGSSDGSQENINEEAPENNPAYTTVYVGNLSHEVTQAELHCQFHALGAGVIEEVRVQRDKGFGFVRYNTHEEAASAIQMANGRIIRGKPLKCSWGSKPTPPGTASNPLPLPTQPYQILPTASMNQGYSPAELLAYQRQLALSQAAASGLSGQALVQMTGQHGLAAGSMGLSSGGSQTIYDGYPNNSSGQQLMYYR from the exons ATGCAACAAAGGTTGAAACTtcagcaacaacaacaagaagccCTAATGCAACAAGCCCTTCTTCAACAGCCTCACATGTACCACCCTGGTGTCCTCGCTGCTGCCATGTCTCag ATGGAGCCTATCCCAAGTGGGAATCTGCCTCCTGGCTTTGACTCGACTACATGCCGCAGTGT CTATGTAGGAAATATTCATGTAAATGTCACCGAGAAGCTTCTTGGTGAAGTTTTCCAGACTGCTGGGCCTCTTGCTGGATGCAAGCTCATCAGAAAGGATAAG TCATCATATGGTTTCGTGGACTACCATGACCGGACATCTGCAGCCCTTGCAATAATGAATTTGCATGGGCGCCAACT TTATGGTCAGGCACTTAAGGTGAATTGGGCATATACCAATAACCAGAGGGAGGATACTTCAG GACACTTCAATATATTTGTTGGTGATTTGAGTCCAGAGGTTACTGATGCAACGTTATTTGCGTGCTTCTCAGTATATCCTAGTTGTTC TGATGCAAGGGTCATGTGGGATCACAAAACTGGCCGCTCAAAAGGATATGGATTTGTTGCTTTCCGTAATCAGCAg gaTGCACAGAGTGCCATCAATGACTTGACTG GTAAATGGCTTGGAAATAGGCAAATAAGATGCAACTGGGCGACCAAAGGTTCTACTTCTAGTGAAGACAGGCAAATCAATGAGAATCAAAATGCAGTTGTACTTACAAATGGGTCTTCAG ATGGAAGCCAGGAGAATATCAATGAGGAGGCTCCTGAAAACAATCCAGCATACACTACTGTCTATGTTGGCAACCTTTCCCATGAG GTAACTCAAGCTGAACTCCATTGTCAGTTTCATGCTCTTGGAGCTGGGGTTATAGAGGAGGTGCGTGTCCAGAGGGATaaaggatttggatttgttagATACAACACTCATGAAGAAGCAGCCTCGGCCATTCAAATGGCTAATGGGAGGATAATTCGTGGCAAACCCTTAAAG TGCTCGTGGGGTAGCAAGCCAACTCCTCCTGGGACAGCTTCAAATCCATTACCTCTTCCAACTCAACCATATCAGATACTTCCAACTGCTAGTATGAACCAAGGCTATTCTCCAGCTGAGTTGTTGGCTTATCAGCGCCAACTTGCTTTAAGTCAGGCTGCTGCATCTGGCCTCTCAGGTCAAGCTCTCGTGCAGATGACTGGACAGCATGGGCTGGCTGCAGGATCCATGGGATTGAGCTCTGGGGGATCCCAAACAATTTATGATGGATATCCTAACAATTCGTCCGGCCAACAGCTCATGTACTATCGTTAG